In Gambusia affinis linkage group LG20, SWU_Gaff_1.0, whole genome shotgun sequence, the genomic window TAGGATAATGCATAtaacatttaagaaatatttccagttttattacCCAATATACAGCAAAAACAGAGGTAATAACATTGCACTACATGTATtgtacagattaaaaaaaattaaaaaaaattgtatttcacaCGTTTCTATCAAGAATGCCAATAGAGTAGGGTTGAAGTTTGCAGCTTGTTATAATGACCTACAGTGTTACAATGTAATGGAAGCTCTGACCTGTGTGGATGCGTATGTGCTCAATTAAACGAGCCATGCCCTTGTTAGCGTAGCTACAGTAGCTGCACTTGTATTTCCCATCGCAAGTTCTCTCCAGACTCTCCACTTGTATGTCTGATCCATCATCCATTGGCAGGCTCACCTCCACAGAAGGAGGGTCCAGGACATTCTGCTCACATCTCGGGGCaactacaaacacacacacacatagattATATGACCATGGCGTCAGAATAGATATTTATCTGacatatttctcttttgttttgtactCCTTCCCACCGGCATGAAACGGCTCCGttgtctctttttctccacAAACAGAGCCCGAAATCATGTTGACATGCTGAGTTTGCTGGGTTAGGTATTCCTGAAACTCTTTCACGAAATCCACAGGCTCAGTCTTTATCtcctccatttttttgttttctccgtTGAACCTGAAAATGCATCCAAAGATGCCTTGAAAGAGTGTCGTAGCTGCTCTTATTATATTCAGTAGGTATCTATTAGTAGCATTGCTAACACGTCCTTGTTCTTTCTTAATCTCTCTGAAGTTATTCTGTAAAATTCAAGTTTGAAACCATCTTCACCCGAGTTCCTATTTGACGTTTCGGATTCCAATGTTACGCACAGGAACATCAAGCTCATGTTTTATTGCTAGATAGCCGTTACCATAGCTCATGTTTTATTGCTTGATAGCCGTTACCATAGACATATGGTAACGCACATGGCCGCCATATTGTGAGTGGCATTTAAATGTAGTGTGTGTAACACATTAACAGTGAGGAAATAtgaacacacgcacacacacatatatatcacattttctcacaccTTTGTCCGTAGCGAGGTGGGGAGGGGTGCTGgcgcctatctccagcgaacgtttcgggcgagaggcggctTACACCCTGGACGggttgccagtccatcgcagggcatCATTATATTCCTAAACTCTTGTTAGGAGAACCTTGTTTTCACGTATGAAAGTATTAGTTTTCATGAGAAGATGCCACTCATAATATGGTGGCCGCTGACGTATGGCTTTTATGGAGGCAATAAATGCGGCATCTACCTTTTTACATCTATGCGTTCGAAATGTTGCCTTCTTGTAACATCAGACAAAGTTTGATTCAGGCacaatttctcaaaaatatttagaacatTTATACTAAAGAAATTTTCCagtatatattatattaatatattatacCACTTTATTGATAGAAAGTCTAAAAACCACATACCTTAAAAAAGAAGACATGATATCTGTGTGAAAAAGGGAAGATTCCATACCGCCATGAAGGCACCTTCAGCCTATTTGTATTCGCAGTTTTATAACAAACCATGGCTGCCCCGTTGGTCAGATTTTTGTCAAAGGTGAGACTGTGCTCCGCGTTTCTCTCATATTAGGCTACTGCTccataaaactgaaaatcagtatttttcacttattttgtcattaattttatatttatgttacCTAGCTGGCTAATCACTCAGTAGATGCTAACGTTTGCTAAGGCATCAACCAACTTGTTTGATAACATAAACAACTGACTggttgcaaatttattgataagTAATGGAAATTACGGTGGACACTCGATGTGAATACAGTGTTTCCTCTCTTGTTGACCGTCAGTCCCTCAGACAGATCTCTCGTCCATCATGGGGGGCATGTCAGTCTGGATTGAGGAGCAGGACTACCTCTGCCCCAGCAGTGGCTCCAAACCAGGCAGGTGGAGTGGTGGCCTTCCCTCCTCTACAGACATATTCAGAGGAGGAGAGCATGATGAGGGACGCAGGTGAGCAGCAAAGctgtgttcctgctgctgcagagagctGGAGACAAAACCTTCTAATCTTTGTTACTGATTAACAGTGAGGAAATATGCACAAGAGCGCATCGCCCCATTTGTGCCAATGATGGATGAAAATTCTACCATGGATGAAGAAGTCATTAGATCCCTGTTTGAGCAGGGGGTATGTACACTGCATCTTAAGATATTCCAAAagagcataatttttttttaacgcaGTAATGCCAGACTCCTGAAATGTACACTGGATATTAAATAGTCTATGTTAATTGCCTGCACAATGACTTCCAGTTAAGGAAAAAcatgcccacagcatgatgcttcttCTGCCATACTTCACTGTGGGTAGTTGGGATCTTCTGGTTATGTacagtgtaattttttttttaccaagcaCCACTTGGAATTATGGTAAACAAAATTACACCAGAAGACATTTTCCCACCTGCTTCTTGTAGacctaaaatgtgtttttgcaaaaaataaaaacacaaaatgttttttagagtGGCACTGACTGTTTTATACATtgcatttatacatttatacattttatgcACTTTTCTCTaccacacattttccttccacccaaCCTTCCATTGTTATGCTTGGATACATTAGTACACATCCTGTGATTGTGTAATCCTTAACCATGGCATAATGTGTGTGTTggagatatatattttttgattttcatgtaCTATACTGCCTGAGAAACTGAACGTTATGGGTTGTGTTAACTCTAACCCCCAAtcttaaaatttattgaattaaatgGCTAAAATGTGTAATTCTACATATAGTAACATAATATATTtgggttttatgttttaaccaaattactaaaataaactttttagtGATTTGGTGGTTTATTAATAACCAGTTATTAAGTAATTATCttaaatatttgtacatttagaGAAGATtttatgatcttgatttattagcAGCAAGCGTCtgaaaaatgcgagatgcactgcttcgatcctcacaacgcgcttctgctcgatcctcacaacggaCCCTGTTCGATCCTCAAACGCGCAagacccccacccccacccggTCCGAAAGAGGAAATTTACgatgcactagaccaaatgcgtcatttaaaaaaatctcaaagaacattcgatcagtccggccctcggcttgtagctaaattttttatttggccctccgtccatttgactttgacacccctgatttaaacggattaaagttttttaaaaaagtctctTCGGCTTCCACTGAACGGCCGTCGTTTGTCTTTCACTGCCTTCGGATCTCAAATTTCTAACAGCAGAGGCTCAAGGTTTACTGAAACCACTTGGTCGACAGAATTTTAGTTTCATTCTGAATGGAACAGTGTATGTTTTCATGACTGGGACAAGACATAATGTCTGAAGTCTACTGAATGTGTGTAGGTGGGGCAGTAGTCCATCAGTAATCTGGTGCACCTGGGCAGAAGAGAAACCTGTTTCTTAAATCCATATTACAAGATACACTGGTATATTTACCATATCGCAGTACAGTTCCTGTAATGCTTTGCATCTTGTGGCTTCTGACAGATTGGAAGCTTCTGCCTCTCTGAAGCCGAATCGGGGAGCGATGCTTTTGCTCTGAAGACACGAGCGGAAAAACACAAGGACTATTTCATAATCAATGGATCCAAGATGTGGATCAGCAACGCAGAGCATGCAGGGGTTTTCCTAGTGATGGCCAACGTAGATCCCTCTGCTGTAAGTTCCTGTAAAGCTTCTAAATGAGGATTTTTAATGACAGCATTCCCCAATCTTGGGTTTGGAGAATTACTAAAAGCTAGTAACATACCAGAATGCTGGACTGATGTAGaccaggttttttgtttttcctctacaAATCTTCCGTTGTCTGTTGCAGGTACCAGAGGCGAATATTTTAGGAGAGGTCAGTCATGGATACAAATATGCTATTGGAATGTTGAACGAAGGCAGGATTGGAATTGCTGCACAGGtatgcagcaaaaatgttggACGTTAATggttttcaataaaatgcattcagtGCAACTTAGTGATGCGTTCACTTTCCCCACCCGGGACTGCAGATGGTTGGGCTGGCGCAGGGTTGCTTTGACCATACTATTCCTTACACCAGACAGCGGGTGCAGTTTGGAAAGCGCATCTTTGACTTTCAGGTGTGTGGGGTCTTAAAGACAACTCCTCTCTTCTGTACATGCACATTCACTTTTGAGGGCAGGGTGTTGTTTGTTAACAACGCACTATTCTGTGTCCCAGGGCATGCAGCATCAAATAGCTCATGTAGCCACCCAGATCGAAGCGGCGCGTCTGCTGACGTACAACGCCGCCCGTCTGAAAGAAGCCGGCAGACCTTTCATCAAAGAGGCCTGCATGGCCAAATACTTCTCCTCTGAGGTGTGATTTCTGATTGCTTAGATAAAAGGAAGCTGTGTGCATTTTCCCGTCTCTGAGCCATGCCTCTGTTTTTGTCAAGACATCTCTAGTGGAACTTGACGACATCAGCTTGAGGCAAGCATcgtgaattatttgtttaattttgtttaattttatccaGGTTGCAACTCTAACTACGTCGAAATGCATCGAATGGATGGGAGGAGTCGGCTTCACCAAGGACTACCCCATAGAGAAATACTACAGAGACTGTAAAATTGGTGAGCCTCAACGAGACGTTGCACCGCTTCACTAAAATTGGCTTGATGTCACGTGATAGATAGATCAAACCAAAGTGGCACATAAttgaacatttctaaatatctaaaaatctaaataattttagatttcaaaataaaaatctccaaaaaaaaaacacctttactGTGACGTTACATGATGATAGCACCATCATGTTGTGGAGATGCGTTCATGATCTGGGACAGGGAACCTGATCAGAGTTGGTACGTGCATAGAGAATGTACCAACTCTATTATTTTCAATCCACTTCACAGTTTTGTAtctttttgtgttggtctgtcacaaacAAGCCCAAGAAAACACACTGGCTGTTATGTTtgagacaaaatctgaaaatgtccaTGGGGAATAAGAATTTGTAGAGAACAGAAGTATTATAAGTAGTATTAGGGACACACACATTTGGGTGTTTGTGATTGGACCAGTGGGGTGGGTGGGACTGCAGCAACTGGAACTGGAACTCAGAAGGAATCCCCCACACAACTGCTTCCCCCAATGTCATCACACCTACACAGTTTAATGAAGCtgctgtgaataaaaaaaaaaaacaacacatctaATGCATAACTGCGTACCAGGAGACAGGCAGGGCTGATGGCATGTGGACTTTTTGTGCAATCTtggaataaaatcatttttttctgtttttctccacttGTAGGAACCATTTATGAGGGTACAACAAATATCCAGCTGTCTACTATGGCAAAGTTCATTGATAAGGAGTATGACCGCTGAAACCATCAAGCCACAAACTGATCGATTCCATCTTGCTGTTGCACTCTGTAGTCTTGTCATTTTTGCGATGACTTCATTAGATTCAGCCCTGCAGAATTGTGTTGTTGTAGAACTATTCTAATAGGGTTTTGTTGTAACGTTACAAAGTAGTTTATATAACTGATGTCACGGATTCTTTAAGGTTTAAAgttgagttgttgtttttgcattttctgcatGACATTTTCCCAAATCAGTGCAGAAAGGAGCTTGGTCACTTTTAAGCCTTCACGGTATCATGTCTCTCCCACATTTGTTGCATATGTTTATGTCTATTGATCAGTTTTGCAAGCGTATCATCTCCAAGGGTTAGAATATGGGTTTGAATGT contains:
- the acadsb gene encoding short/branched chain specific acyl-CoA dehydrogenase, mitochondrial; this encodes MAAPLVRFLSKSLRQISRPSWGACQSGLRSRTTSAPAVAPNQAGGVVAFPPLQTYSEEESMMRDAVRKYAQERIAPFVPMMDENSTMDEEVIRSLFEQGVCTLHLKIFQKIKEKHAHSMMLLLPYFTVGSWDLLVMYSIGSFCLSEAESGSDAFALKTRAEKHKDYFIINGSKMWISNAEHAGVFLVMANVDPSATRFFVFPLQIFRCLLQVPEANILGEVSHGYKYAIGMLNEGRIGIAAQMVGLAQGCFDHTIPYTRQRVQFGKRIFDFQGMQHQIAHVATQIEAARLLTYNAARLKEAGRPFIKEACMAKYFSSEVATLTTSKCIEWMGGVGFTKDYPIEKYYRDCKIGTIYEGTTNIQLSTMAKFIDKEYDR